The segment CGCCAGCAGCTGGACGGAAGAGCCCGCGCTGCGGGCGATCTTCGCGCCGCCGCCGGGGCGCAGCTCGATGGCGTGGATGGTCGTACCCACCGGGATGTTGCGCAGCGGCAGGTTGTTGCCCGGCTTGATGTCGGCGCCAGGGCCGTTCTCAATCCGGTCACCCTGGCCGAGCTTGGCCGGGGCGAGGATGTAGCGCTTCTCGCCGTCTGCGTAGTGCAGCAGCGCGATGCGGGCGGTGCGGTTGGGGTCGTATTCGATGTGCGCGACCTTGGCCGGCACGCCGTCCTTGTCGTGACGACGGAAGTCGATCACCCGGTAGGCGCGCTTGTGGCCGCCACCCTGGTGACGAACGGTCACACGACCGGCGTTGTTACGGCCACCCTTGCTGTGCAGAGGGCGGACCAGCGACTTCTCCGGCGTGGACCGCGTGATCTCGACAAAGTCGGCGACGCTGGAGCCACGACGGCCCGGGGTCGTCGGCTTGTACTTGCGGATACCCATTTCTCAGTCCTCGTCCGATTCCGGACGACTCGGACTCCGTTAGGAGACCGGGCCGCCGAAGATGTCGATTCGGTCGCCTTCAGCGAGGGTCACGATGGCGCGCTTGGTGTCCTTGCGCTTGCCGAAACCGGTCTTGGTGCGCTTGCGCTTACCCTGCCGGTTGATCGTGTTCACCCCGGTGACCTTGACCGAGAAGACCGCCTCGACGGCCTGCTTGATCTGGGTCTTGTTGCTGCCCGGCGCGACGATGAACGTGTACTTGTTCTCGTCGAGCAGTGCGTAGCTCTTCTCGGACACAACGGGCTTGACCAGTACGTCACGGGGGTCCGTGAAGGTCTTGCTCGTGATCGCGGTCGCCTCGGACATCAGGCGTCGCTCCCTTCGAGTTCCTCGGTCTCGGCAACGCCGGCACCGATGAAGCGGTCGAAGGCGTCCTTGGTGAACACGACGTCGTCGGAGACGAGCACGTCGTACGTGTTCAGCTGGCCGGCCTCCAGGATGTGCACCTGGGGCAGGTTGCGGGCGGACAGCCACGCGGCCTCGTCGGCCCGCTCGACTACCAGGAGCACGTTCTTGCGCTCGCTGATCTTGCCGATCAGGGTCCTCGCGGCCTTCGTCGAGGGCGTGGTGCCCTCGATGACGCCGGTCACGACGTGGATGCGGTTGTGGTTCGCCCGGTCGGTCAGAGCGCCCTTGAGGGCGGCCTTGACCATCTTCTTCGGGGTCCGCTGCGAGTAGTCACGCGGCTTGGGGCCGTGCACGACGCCACCGCCGACGAACTGCGGGGCGCGGGTCGAGCCCTGACGGGCGCGGCCGGTGCCCTTCTGGCGGTACGGCTTCTTGCCACCACCGCGGACCTCGCCACGACGCTTGGTGCTGTGCGTGCCCTGACGGGCGGCGGCCAGCTGCGCGACGACGACCTGGTGGATCAGCGGGATGCTGACCTTGGCCTCGAAGATCTCGGCCGGGAGCTCTACGGTCCCGGCGGTGTCGCCGGAGGGCGACAGAATGTCAATGGTGCTCATGTCCTCAGGCCCCCTTGGCCGCGGTGCGGACCAGGACGAGGCCGCCGTTCGGACCAGGAACCGCTCCCTTGATGAGGAGCAGACCCTTCTCCGCGTCAACGGCGTGGATGGTCAGGTTCTGGGTGGTGACCCGCTCGTTGCCCATGCGGCCTGCCATGCGCATGCCCTTGAAGACACGGCCCGGGGTGGCGCAGCCACCGATCGAACCGGGAGAGCGGTGCTTGCGCTGAACGCCGTGACCGGCGCCGAGGCCCTTGAAGTTGTGACGCTTCATGACACCGGCGAAGCCCTTGCCCTTGCTCTTGCCCGTGACGTCGACCTTGACGCCGGACTCGAACAACGCGGCGGTGATCTCCTGGCCGAGCGTGTACTCGCTGGCGTCGGAGGTACGGAGCTCCACCAGGTGGCGGCGGGGGGTCACGTCAGCCTTGGCGAAGTGGCCCTTGAGGGGCTTGTTCACCTTGCGCGGGTCGATCTCGCCGAAGGCGATCTGGACCGCCTCGTAACCGTCGACATCGTTCGTACGGACCTGGGTGACAACGTTCGGGCCGGCCTTGACGACAGTGACCGGGACGACACGGTTGTTCTCGTCCCAGACCTGGGTCATGCCGAGCTTCTCGCCCAGGATGCCCTTGATCTGCTTTGCCATCTTCTCCGCGCCTCTCAGAGCTTGATCTCGATGTCAACGCCGGCCGGAAGGTCCAGGCGCATCAACGAGTCAACGGTCTTGGGCGTCGGGTCGAGGATGTCGATCAGGCGCTTGTGCGTGCGCATCTCGAAGTGCTCGCGCGAGTCCTTGTACTTGTGCGGCGACTTGATGACGCAGTACACGTTCTTCTCAGTGGGCAGCGGCACCGGGCCTGCGACATGCGCACCAGTACGGATCACCGTCTCGACGATCTTCTTCGCCGAGCTGTCGATGACCTCGTGGTCGTATGCCTTGAGCCGGATGCGGATCTTCTGTCCCGCCATGGCTTCCTCGTAGTCCTGTCTCTCGTAACGCTCCGGCACCTGCTGGGATCGGCTAGCTCGACCCGTCTTCTCCGACCCACGCGGTCGGGCGTGTCGCTCCCCCTCCCTTAAATCTCCGCATGGCGAAGACCCTCAGGGAGGGATTGCGTGGGAGAAGACACCCACCAGGCGCCTGGCCTGCACCGCGCTGACACTTCCCGGAAGATTCCCGTACGTCCGCCCCATTGCTGCCCGAAGGCAGATAGGGCGACGAGTACCGTGGGACTCGCTTCCGGTCCTCCCGACGGGAGGCGCGCAACATCGGCGCTCGACCGAGCAACTTGGACAGTGTGCCATACGGGCCGGTCCTGGCGCCAATCGGGCGCAGTACCTTACCCCCGGGGGGTGACCTGTCAAACCGGAGCGCGCCGCCCGATCCCTGACTCCGAGTGATCCACTACGGAGTGTCACCGATTCGCCGCACTCTGCGCGCCCTTCGTCACCTTGTGTGTTCACCTGTGACTGTCCGTATCCCACCGGACTATGCCGCAGTCACGAGGAGTCTCATGTCCCCGTCCCGACTGGCCAAGGTGCTGTCCGCCTGCGCCGTCATCTCCGCACTGACCACCCCGGTGGCCGTCGCCCACGGCGGCGGCCACCACCACGACCACGGCGGCCACGACCACGGCCGTACGATCCCCGGCTACCGCGCCGACGAGGCCGCCGTGATCGGCGAGGAGCACGCCGAGGAGCACGCGCGGCTGCGCATGGCGCTCCAGGCCCAGGGCGAGTACCCGCAGCCGACCCGCGACGCCCGCTTCAAGATGCTCACCGATACGCAGAAGACGAACAACGCGAAGTTCGACCCGTCCGTCTTCGGCCGGTTCACCGGCTACTTCCCGTCCAAGGACTTCGGCGACCACGTCGCCCTCCTGCCGACCGGCAAGGTGCTGCTCTTCTCCTTCGAACGGGTGGAGACCGACCCCACCAAGGAGCCCGCCCCGACCAATGTGATCGGCGCGCAGAACGCCGGCCGCGCCTACCTCTGGGATCCCGCCAAGGGCCAGGGCGCGGACGCCTTCACGGCCGTACCGCCGCCCAAGGTCACTCCCCCCGACGGCACCGGCATCTCCCGCCCGGCGCCGTTCTTCTGTTCCGGCCACTCCTTCCTGCCCAACGGCATGCTCGGGGTGTACGGCGGCAACATCGGCGGCAACGGCGGCACGGGCGCCAAGCTGTCCCTGATCTTCAACCCGTGGAACGAGAAGTGGTCCCAGAACGAGGACATGGCGGTCGGCCGCTGGTACCCATCCGTCGTCACCGGCGCGGACGGCCGCCAGCTGATCATGTCCGGCCAGTCCGAGATGGGCTGGGGCACCCCGACCCCGCTCGTCGAGCGGTTCCCGGCCAAGAACGTCCCCGTGCCGCTGGACAAGAGCCCGCTGCCGTCCTTCCAGAAGGTGCAGCCCTTCAAGGCCGACGCGCCCTTCACCCTGGACTACCCGCACCTGTTCTCGATGAACGACGGCAAGATCTACGGCTTCGGACGGCAGCCCGCGGAGCAGTGGTCCTTCGACATCAACGACGAGACCCGCGCCGACCTGCCCGCCCGCCCCGACGGCAAGGACCGCAACTACGGCGCCGCCGTACCGCTGCCCAATGGCGTCAACGGCCCGGACTCGGTCATGGTCCTCGGCGGCAACCGCGACGACCCCAACACCTACGAGTTCTCCGGCGGGGCCTGGAAGACCTCTCCCGAGAAGCGGGCCTTCGGCCGCACCCAGGACGACACGATCATCCTCCCCAACGGCCGGCTGCTCACCGTCAACGGCGCCCACGACATCCGCGACTACGGCAACGGCGCCCTGAACCCCAACTCCCACCAGAAGTACCGCCAGATCGAGCTGCGCGACGACAACGGCAAGTGGAAGCTCGGCCCGATGCAGCGCCTGCCGCGCGGCTACCACTCCAACGCCGTCGTCCTGCCCGACGGCCGGGTCATGGTCACCGGCGACGAGCTCCAGCAGCTCGCCAACGACGACAACATCAACGACGACAACAACGGCACCATCGAGATCTACGAGCCGCCCTACCTGAACCGCGGTCCGCGTCCCGATCTCGGGACCACCTACTCGGGCCCCACCCAGTACGGGAACTGGTTCTCGGCGGAGAGCACCGACATGAACCGGGTGACCAAGGCGGTGCTGCTGTCCCCCACCACCTCGACCCACTCGGTGAACACCAGCCAGCGCTACGTCGAGCTGAGGATCCTTGGCCGCCACACCTCGTACCACTGGCCGGACGGCACGACCTCGAAGAACATGCTCCAGCTCCAGGCGCCCTACTCGGCGAACACCGCCCCTCCCGGCTGGTACATGCTCTTCCTCCTCGACGAGGACGGCACCCCCAGCACCGCGAAGTGGGTCCAGCTCGTACCGAGGAAGGGGTGACCCGATGAGCACCGAGTACACCGCGAACACCACGAACACCACGAGCACAGCCGGCCCCGACCTCTCCCTGCGGCAGAGCCGGGACATCCAGGGCGACATCGTCGCCGGGTTCAAGAAGGACCACATGCAGCTGCTGTTCCTCCGCTTCGAGGACGCCGCGCAGGCCCGGACCTGGCTGAGGATCCTGAAGACCCGGATCTCCACCACGAAGGAGGTCGCCTCCTTCAACTACGAGTTCAGCCAGGCCCGCAAGCGGTCCGGCGGCGACGACCCCAGGAACCTGACCGCGACCTGGCGCAATGTCAGCTTCACCCACCAGGGCCTGGTCACCCTGCTCGACGGCAAGGACCCGGTCCCCCTGAAGCCGCCACGCAGGCCCAGGCCGCCGCTCGGCGAGAAGCCCTTCGATCCCTGCCTGAAGGCCTTCGTCGAGGGCCCGTCGAAGCGGGCGGCGCTGCTGGGCGACGACGGCGAGGGCGACCCGAAGAACTGGCTGTTCGGCCACCACCAGGGCCCGCCGGTCCACGCGGTCCTCACCGTCGCGGCCGACCTGCCCAAGGATCTGCGTACGGCGCTGAGCGAGGAGCGCCAGCAGGCCGCCCTGCACAAGATCGTGATCGTCTTCGAGCAGGACGGGGCGACGCTGGAGGGCGCCCGGCGCGGCAAGGAGCACTTCGGCTTCAAGGACGGCGTCAGCGAGCCCGCCGTCAAGGGCTTCGACACACCGGACCCGGACCACCCGCAATGGGAGAAGGGCCACCCCGGCACCCGGATGATCGACGCCGGCGAGTTCGTCATCGGCGAGAAGCCCGCGAGCGACTTCGCCCCCGATGTCCCGGACTGGATGCGCGGCGGCTCCTTCCACTGCGTACGCCGCCTCGCCCAGGACGTGCCGGGCTGGTGGGCGCAGATCGCGGCGCACCTGAAGGAGCTCAAGAAGAAGAACGGCACCGTGCCGCCGGAGGCCGGTGTGGAGTGGCTGGCGTCCCGGGTGGTCGGGCGCTGGCGCTCGGGGACGCCGATCGTGAAGTGCCCGTTCGCGGACCCGGCGTCCGACGCGGAGGCGTGGGCGGACAACCACATCTCGTACGCGGACGACCTGGACGGCAAGGTCACGCCGCTCTGGTCCCACCTGCGCAAGACCAATCCCCGCGACGGCCTGCTGTTCTCGCCCGGGGACAAGGAGACCGTCCCGGAGGAGGGCGTGCTGGACACCCGCCGCATCATGCGGCGCGGAGCCCCGTACGGGCAGCCCTTCGACCCGGCCGGTGGCCCGGCCAACGGGCCGGACGCGCCGCGCGGGCTGCTGTTCGTGTCGTACCAGGCGGATCTGGTGGAGCAGTTCGAGTTCATCCAGCACAGCTGGATCAACGCGGACGGCTTCCCGGACCGCGATCCGCAGGTGGGCAAGGACGCCATGGTCGGCCAGGACACCAAGGTGAGGTTCGGCAGGGAGACGCTGAGCTTCCACCAGTTCGTCAGGACCGAGGGCGCCGTCTACGCCTTCGCGCCCTCCATGACGGCCCTGGGCCGGCTCGCGGAGGGCAAGCTGCCGGCCGGTGACCCCGAGCCTCCCGAGGGCGACCAGACCCGGACGGCTCCGCTGACGCTGGCCGCTGGGGAAGCCATCGAGGCGGGCCGGTTCCGGATGTTCCTGCGGCCGGAGGACGGCGACCTGGTCATCGTCGACGACAGGGGCACCGTCGTCTGGAACGCCGGCTGCGACGGCCTGGGCGGAAGCACGCTCTTCTTCCAGGAGGACGGCCGCCTGGTGGCCCTGGACGCCCGCGGCCTCACCGTCTGGCGCTCGACCCCGGAGACGTACCCGGGCGCCACGCTCACCCTCAAGACCGACGGCGAGGCGCTGATCACGGCCGCCGACGGCAAGAAGGTGCCGTTCCGTACCGGCGTACCCAAATGAAAGAAGGCCCTCGTCCCACCGCGATGCGGTGGGACGAGGGCCTCCCGGCCGGACGTCAGATCACTTGGTGATCTTGACGACCTGGCCGGCGCCGACGGTGCGGCCACCCTCGCGGATGGCGAACTTCAGGCCCTCTTCCATGGCGATCGGCTGGATCAGCGCGACCGTCATGGCGGTGTTGTCGCCCGGCATGACCATCTCGGTGCCCTCGGGGAGGGTCACGACGCCGGTCACGTCCGTGGTACGGAAGTAGAACTGCGGGCGGTAGTTGTTGAAGAACGGGGTGTGACGGCCACCCTCGTCCTTCGACAGGATGTAGGCCTGGGCCTCGAACTCGGTGTGCGGCGTGACCGTACCGGGCTTGATGATGACCTGGCCGCGCTCGACGTCCTCGCGCTTGATGCCACGGAGGAGCAGACCGACGTTCTCGCCCGCCTGGCCCTCGTCGAGCAGCTTGCGGAACATCTCGATGCCGGTGACCGTGGTGGTGGTCTTGGTCTCCTTGATGCCGATGATGTCGACAGTCTCGTTGACCTTGAGCACACCGCGCTCGATACGACCGGTGACGACCGTGCCACGACCGGTGATCGTGAAGACGTCCTCGATCGGCATCAGGAACGGCTTCTCGACGTCACGCGCGGGGGTGGGGATCGCCTCGTCCACGGCCGCCATGAGGC is part of the Streptomyces sp. NBC_01262 genome and harbors:
- the rplB gene encoding 50S ribosomal protein L2 — encoded protein: MGIRKYKPTTPGRRGSSVADFVEITRSTPEKSLVRPLHSKGGRNNAGRVTVRHQGGGHKRAYRVIDFRRHDKDGVPAKVAHIEYDPNRTARIALLHYADGEKRYILAPAKLGQGDRIENGPGADIKPGNNLPLRNIPVGTTIHAIELRPGGGAKIARSAGSSVQLLAKEGTYAHLRMPSGEVRLVDVRCRATIGEVGNAEQSNINWGKAGRMRWKGVRPTVRGVAMNPVDHPHGGGEGKTSGGRHPVSPWGQKEGRTRSPKKASSKYIVRRRKTNKKR
- the rplW gene encoding 50S ribosomal protein L23, producing MSEATAITSKTFTDPRDVLVKPVVSEKSYALLDENKYTFIVAPGSNKTQIKQAVEAVFSVKVTGVNTINRQGKRKRTKTGFGKRKDTKRAIVTLAEGDRIDIFGGPVS
- the rplD gene encoding 50S ribosomal protein L4, giving the protein MSTIDILSPSGDTAGTVELPAEIFEAKVSIPLIHQVVVAQLAAARQGTHSTKRRGEVRGGGKKPYRQKGTGRARQGSTRAPQFVGGGVVHGPKPRDYSQRTPKKMVKAALKGALTDRANHNRIHVVTGVIEGTTPSTKAARTLIGKISERKNVLLVVERADEAAWLSARNLPQVHILEAGQLNTYDVLVSDDVVFTKDAFDRFIGAGVAETEELEGSDA
- the rplC gene encoding 50S ribosomal protein L3 — protein: MAKQIKGILGEKLGMTQVWDENNRVVPVTVVKAGPNVVTQVRTNDVDGYEAVQIAFGEIDPRKVNKPLKGHFAKADVTPRRHLVELRTSDASEYTLGQEITAALFESGVKVDVTGKSKGKGFAGVMKRHNFKGLGAGHGVQRKHRSPGSIGGCATPGRVFKGMRMAGRMGNERVTTQNLTIHAVDAEKGLLLIKGAVPGPNGGLVLVRTAAKGA
- the rpsJ gene encoding 30S ribosomal protein S10, whose translation is MAGQKIRIRLKAYDHEVIDSSAKKIVETVIRTGAHVAGPVPLPTEKNVYCVIKSPHKYKDSREHFEMRTHKRLIDILDPTPKTVDSLMRLDLPAGVDIEIKL
- a CDS encoding galactose oxidase early set domain-containing protein: MSPSRLAKVLSACAVISALTTPVAVAHGGGHHHDHGGHDHGRTIPGYRADEAAVIGEEHAEEHARLRMALQAQGEYPQPTRDARFKMLTDTQKTNNAKFDPSVFGRFTGYFPSKDFGDHVALLPTGKVLLFSFERVETDPTKEPAPTNVIGAQNAGRAYLWDPAKGQGADAFTAVPPPKVTPPDGTGISRPAPFFCSGHSFLPNGMLGVYGGNIGGNGGTGAKLSLIFNPWNEKWSQNEDMAVGRWYPSVVTGADGRQLIMSGQSEMGWGTPTPLVERFPAKNVPVPLDKSPLPSFQKVQPFKADAPFTLDYPHLFSMNDGKIYGFGRQPAEQWSFDINDETRADLPARPDGKDRNYGAAVPLPNGVNGPDSVMVLGGNRDDPNTYEFSGGAWKTSPEKRAFGRTQDDTIILPNGRLLTVNGAHDIRDYGNGALNPNSHQKYRQIELRDDNGKWKLGPMQRLPRGYHSNAVVLPDGRVMVTGDELQQLANDDNINDDNNGTIEIYEPPYLNRGPRPDLGTTYSGPTQYGNWFSAESTDMNRVTKAVLLSPTTSTHSVNTSQRYVELRILGRHTSYHWPDGTTSKNMLQLQAPYSANTAPPGWYMLFLLDEDGTPSTAKWVQLVPRKG
- a CDS encoding Dyp-type peroxidase, giving the protein MSTEYTANTTNTTSTAGPDLSLRQSRDIQGDIVAGFKKDHMQLLFLRFEDAAQARTWLRILKTRISTTKEVASFNYEFSQARKRSGGDDPRNLTATWRNVSFTHQGLVTLLDGKDPVPLKPPRRPRPPLGEKPFDPCLKAFVEGPSKRAALLGDDGEGDPKNWLFGHHQGPPVHAVLTVAADLPKDLRTALSEERQQAALHKIVIVFEQDGATLEGARRGKEHFGFKDGVSEPAVKGFDTPDPDHPQWEKGHPGTRMIDAGEFVIGEKPASDFAPDVPDWMRGGSFHCVRRLAQDVPGWWAQIAAHLKELKKKNGTVPPEAGVEWLASRVVGRWRSGTPIVKCPFADPASDAEAWADNHISYADDLDGKVTPLWSHLRKTNPRDGLLFSPGDKETVPEEGVLDTRRIMRRGAPYGQPFDPAGGPANGPDAPRGLLFVSYQADLVEQFEFIQHSWINADGFPDRDPQVGKDAMVGQDTKVRFGRETLSFHQFVRTEGAVYAFAPSMTALGRLAEGKLPAGDPEPPEGDQTRTAPLTLAAGEAIEAGRFRMFLRPEDGDLVIVDDRGTVVWNAGCDGLGGSTLFFQEDGRLVALDARGLTVWRSTPETYPGATLTLKTDGEALITAADGKKVPFRTGVPK
- the tuf gene encoding elongation factor Tu, whose protein sequence is MAKAKFERTKPHVNIGTIGHIDHGKTTLTAAITKVLHDAYPDLNEASAFDQIDKAPEERQRGITISIAHVEYQTESRHYAHVDCPGHADYIKNMITGAAQMDGAILVVAATDGPMPQTKEHVLLARQVGVPYIVVALNKADMVDDEEILELVELEVRELLSEYEFPGDDLPVVRVSALKALEGDKEWGEKLLGLMAAVDEAIPTPARDVEKPFLMPIEDVFTITGRGTVVTGRIERGVLKVNETVDIIGIKETKTTTTVTGIEMFRKLLDEGQAGENVGLLLRGIKREDVERGQVIIKPGTVTPHTEFEAQAYILSKDEGGRHTPFFNNYRPQFYFRTTDVTGVVTLPEGTEMVMPGDNTAMTVALIQPIAMEEGLKFAIREGGRTVGAGQVVKITK